The DNA window TAAAGATAATAATCACACCTAATACTTTAGGATGAAACAAAGTTGCGGTAACACTCTGCTGAAAGTTTCCAGTTGCAACGCCGTTTTCATCGTAGGTAACAGTGCCGTTTTGTGTTCCTGCTTCAAATGCTTGTTCAGTAAGCCCTTGCCCAAACACTTTGCCCATACCTGCTGCAATAATCACGAGGGCAATAGCAATAATAACCCAGCCTACAGCTTTATCTTCCATCATATATTTGGCGATATCACTCTCTTCTGCGCCAAATACTCTAAAGATCAACAAGAGCAATAGAAAGAAAATAATTGCAACGACAAACCAAGGGATGATATAATTAATTAATTCAATAAGAGGTCTGGATAATAATACCATAAACGCGGCAACCGCAGCGATAATCGCATCGATACCTAATGAGTTTTTTCCCAATGCATGGGTTTTGTTTAAAACTGCAAATACAATCGCAAAAACAAAAAGCGCAGGAAAAATTGCATCAACCGATTGTAAAAGCGATACGTCCAGAAATGTTGCCATGGTGATAAAAAGGAAATGAAGACCTAATGGCCTCCGTGTCCGCCTCCACCTGTTTTCTCAAAGAGGCTTGAAATTCCTTTCCATACTCCTTTAAGGGTGTCTGCGCCTTTACCATGACTTTCATCTTTAGTTACTAACCATACTATTAAACCAAAGACAAGAATGACTATCATTAATTCAGTCGTTTCTGCGGTCCACCAATCAAATGCATCATATGGTCCTACCCATAAATCGAGTGACGCGCCAAAAATGTAAAGCACAAAGCCAATTGCAACAATGGCAATGATAGGTGCAGCTGCAGCAGCAAATCCTGTTCCAAAGATTCCCATTAAGAGAAGAAGCATAATGGCTGCGATAGAAACAAGAGAAATACTCGGTAGTGCGTTATTAAGCACTTCAACAGGATCATATCCTAATGGATAACTGCCAATGACATGAGGCACAACGAATGAAAGACCTAATACTAATGCCAAAATAACATTAAAATTTTTCCGTTCACCTAATATTTTTGTTTTTTGTAATACTGCAAATACTATTGTAAACACTAACAGGAATGGGAGTAAAAAGTCCATCACTCCATAGTTTGCTAAAATTGCTGCAAATGTTGAATAATCTGCCATTGTAATTCCTCCTTTCTAATGGTGGCTTCCACCGCCACTACTACCATGATCGCCACTATCTCCGGCTTTTTTCTTTGATGAATTGGGATCTTTAGTTATGTACACTATGAATCCTACAATAATGACCACGAACAGAACTGGTGCAAGTTGGATATCGACAAAGATTCCCAGAACATATTTTAGCCAATCAAGAGCATTCAAAAAGATTGCAACGATGCCAATAAACATGAGAAACATAAAGAATGTAAACCATCCCCCATATTCTTTAAGGGTGAATTCTTTATCACCCATAAACACGCCCACCAACATTAAGAAACAAACACCTAATATCAGCAATAAAACGATGTTTGCCATAACTTCACTAATTAATGCAACGAGTTGGGTAGATGCAACAACTAAGAATGCTACTACCATTGCAATTATACTATTCAAATTCTTCTTAGTTAATTCTTGACCGCCTACTCGATCAATTCCTAAAATTTTAGTTTTTTCTAGAATTGCAAAAACTAATGTGAATATGAGTAAGAATGGTAATATTACCTCGTATACTCCTAACTCTACTAAGAAATTAATCACTCCTCTAAAGACTGTTTCAGCCATAATCTATCCTCTTTTTTTGAGTAGAATTAACTACTTAATGTATATAAATGTTTGTACTCTCGTATTTTGGTATGAAATTTGGTTCTGGGTTTTATTATTCTTATAAATCTTAAACTGTTACTCAACTACTATCCTTTCTCATTTCTCCGATCTCCACAAGAAATCAGCAAATCAACTAGCGTAATCTCACTGGCATAATTTATGACCTATCCTGCATTTTTTCGAGGCATTCCCGAGCTGGGCAAATCGAAGGCTTTAAATAGTAGAATAAGATACAAAATAACCCATGGTGGGTTTAAAAATGAGGTTAATCTTCGTCGCTGTTTTCGCTTTATTGATCATGCCAATGCTTGCACTGGCAGCAAATACTAATATTTCTGTTACAGAAATTGATAACACTATCAAACCATCAGAGTACGCGACATTTCAATTAACTGTATTTAACGCTGCACCTAAAACCCAAAGTTTCAAAATTTATTCTTTACAATCTGGAATCGGGTGGGCAGTAGAACCGTTTCCATTATCTGATCGAGTCGTTCAAGTTGGAAGCGACCAAACGTATACTACTACTATTCGCGTACATCCTTCGGTTGCATTAAAACCTGGAAGTTATTTTGTTGATTTAATTGTAGAAAAAGAATCTGGAGAAAAGTTATCTACTCCTCTGCAAGTGTTTCTTACACCTGAACGTCCATTCGATTATCTCCCTGCATTAACTGTGGATGTCGATATGGATGAAAAAATTGTTCCAGGCGTAGTCCTCCCTATTCGTTTATTTATTGAAAATAAAAATGTCCGTGATTTAACTGATGTTTCTTTAACCATCCAAAGTGAAGTGGGTGGAATTGAGAAAGAGGTAAGTATTGATCTCGCACCTAAAGAGAAAAAAACAGTAGAACTAACATTAATGCCAAATCAATATCAATCTCCTAAGTCATATGTTATCTTTTTTACCTTTGCTCATAATGGACAAACTTTCAAAGTAGTTGACAAAACTATTGAAATAGTGCCTGTATTGTCCCCATTTGTAATAACTTCTTCCACTCAAGAATCTTTTTTGATGTTGGATACAACTCTTACTATTCGTAACCAAGGTAATGTACTTAACACTCAAGAAGTACCCCTTGTACTTCCTGCGTGGAAATTTATTCTTACACATAGTGATACTGCAGTAAAACGCATTCAAAGCGATTCCAAATCGTTAGTCTGGAATATGACTCTCTCGCCTAATGAAAGTGCTACTGTGATGTATCGTACAAATTATCGGTTAATCATTTATGCAGCAGTGCTTCTCATCGGGATGATTGTTTTTTATATTGTTGTTCGTTCACCTGTGTCTATCAAGAAAACTGCGGTTATTACTAAAATAAACCACAGTGAAGGGGCATTTTCAGAGATAAAAGTAACAATTGAAATACGTAATAAGACCAAAGAACTTCTTCGTAATTTAACGGTTCATGATGTGGTCCCTGCAATTGGATCTGTCGAGAAACCATTGGAAGTTGGAACACTTAAACCTCAACATCTTACTTCTGGCGTCAATGGCACTAAAGCAACATGGACGATTGCAGAACTCGAGGGTTTAGAGCACCGTTTAATTACATATAAAGTTCATGCAAAATTAAATGTTTTGGGTTCGATAAAACTTCCTCGCACAGTAGTTGAATTTTCCAAAAAGAAAAAGGGGACTTTACGTAAAAGTTATTCCAATGCGTGTGAAGTGCAAAATTAAAACGCAGTTGAATATGGATATTTTTTTATTTTTTAAAATATTTTTCATTTCAATGTTAACGAGCAGATGACCTATTGAATCTAATGCTTATAGCATAAAAAGATTTATATATGTGAAAGTGAAAAAGAAAAACAAATCACAATTACAAAAGTGTGAGGAGAGGGTGTTAAAATGAAGGACTTTTTTTTACAATTAAAAGACAAGTTAACAAGACCAGCCGATGCCGAAGAACACAATCCCTCGGATTATGTTGAAGTGCAAAATGCTGGACAAAAAGAAGAGCATTCAAGAGTTCTTGTAAAACCATTCGTGATGCAAGAATTTGAAGACATTAAAGATGTACTTGATGCGCTTCGTGAAGGCTCAACCATTGCGTTGATTAATATCAAACCTTTGAAAGATAAAGATTTAGTAGAACTTAAACGTGCTATTGGTAAACTTCGTAAAACCTGTGAAGCAATCGACGGCGATATTGCTGGATTTGGCGAAGACTATGTTGTCGCTGTTCCTTATTTCGCACGTATTCATCGCAGTAATACAGTAGAAGAATAGATTCGTTTTACTTTTTTACTCTTTTTATTTTAGTTTTTTTACATCTTCTTAAAGTCGCTTTGATTTTGTATCTTGTCGAAAAGTTTATTATCTATTTTTGTGTTCTTGTCACCATGGTTTCAGTCCATACTTTTCATTCATTTCGTGCATTTTTGGTAGTCTGTTTTATTCTATTAACAATAAGTGTCACATTTGCTCTCTATTCGCAACAACAAGGGGGTAGTGCAACTGGTAACGCAATTGGCAGTTTAATGTCTGATTCTGCTCATCAAGCAGTATGCAATCTTGCATCAACACAACAGAATTGTAATTCTAACGGGTGTGTTTGGCAAGATAATCATTGTACTTCCCGTCAAAGTGCCTCCCAAGCACAACAAGCACAGCAGACTCCTGCAAGCACATTAGAACAAAGTCCTCCCATTATCTTAACTTGCCCTGAGCAAGTCTGGCGTCCAGACGGTTCATTTGTATGCACACTTATTTTTAATAATCGCGGAGAACTTCACTATGATAAGACAGATCGATTTTGGGTGGCATGGCAAATATCACCAAATGATCCCCCTGAAATCAGAGGTATAAACTCTTTAAATCCTTCTTTCGATTATGAACTTATTAAAGATGGTAATCTTCGTGTCTTCACATTTTGGCCTCGTCGTGATGATGTCGTGCTTCGTCCACGCTCTACTTTTCTTAATGTTACTTTTTCTGTGCCAATTGCTCGGCGTGAAAATCGTGTAACAATTAATGCTGGGATCAGCCGTGATCTACCCCATTATGACCAAATTGTAGAGAAAGAGGTTAGTATCTCTGGATAAACACATTTATAGAAACATTTAAATAAAAACTTCTCAAAAAAATAGTGTTGCCACAGTCGCATAATCTGGTATTGCGCAGGATTGCTATGGGCTGGTTGTCCATGAGATTTCCAACAATTCCACAAAGATTCTGTCCCTCTGGGATCGTCGGTTCAAATATTGTCGCCCGAAGCGCAATGCTTCGAACGATAGTGAGAAAGTCCGGCCTGTGGCGCTCAACCTTGGGTGTAAAACCCCAAGGTCATTTTTCTCATTATAATCATAAAATTATTTTCAATAATAAATTTCTTCACTAATTCGTGACTGGTTCTCTTTAAAATCAAATCAAAAAGGCTTATTAATCTCAATTTCTTTATTTAATTAGAAAAAATGAGAAGGTGAATGGATGTTTTTTGAAAAGAAGAGTAATAACCGGGTATTAGCCGCTGTTATCTTCCTCTTAGCTGCCCTTTTTTCCACTACTCTCGTCTCTGCCATTGATCCTTCCATCGACTCATCCTCATTATCTCGATTAGAAGAGGCCAAATCACTTCCTTCGTATCGTCATACTGCTCATGGAATCGCCGTGGGAGACATTAACAACGACGGATTAATGGATTTGGTTTTTGCTGAAAATGAAGAACATGTAAACGACAATCCTGAGATAAATCAAATACGTGGTTGGCCAGAACGAATTTATATCAATAAAGGCAATGGTCAATTTGCTGATGAAAGTATGCGTCGACTTGGAACTATCTCGGGTTATCAAACCGTAAGTGTAGCTCTTGGTGATGTAAATGGAGATAATCGTCTTGATTTAGTATTAGCTAACTATAAACAACGTGTTGCATTTTTATTTCAACAACCAGATGGAACTTTTCGTGATGTGACACAGGAACCAACTATAATACAACACGAGACACGTCTTCCTCAAACCTATGAATTTCCCATTGGTAAAGAAGTGCTTATTGAAGATCTCGACCAAGATGGCGACAATGATGTTATTGTTGCGTATAGGGGGTATGTGGGGATCTATGAGCATAAACTTGAAAATGGAAGGCACCGTTTAGTCGATGTTTCTACTCAATGGTCTCATCCTAACAACCGCAACGCCGGTCAAGGAATAGAATCAATCTGGACTGCTGACGATGGAAGTAATGAGGTTCTACGTTATTTACGTTTCAATAATGATGGGGGAAAGATTCTTCTTGAAGACTTAGACAAAGATGGATTTAAAGATTTAATTATTCCTGTTCACACTGAAGGTTTTGTGAATCAAGGTTCTCTTAATCGAATATTCATGAATCGTCCAGTTCAAGCACGAAGT is part of the Candidatus Woesearchaeota archaeon genome and encodes:
- a CDS encoding cell division protein SepF, which translates into the protein MKDFFLQLKDKLTRPADAEEHNPSDYVEVQNAGQKEEHSRVLVKPFVMQEFEDIKDVLDALREGSTIALINIKPLKDKDLVELKRAIGKLRKTCEAIDGDIAGFGEDYVVAVPYFARIHRSNTVEE